The following are encoded in a window of Panicum virgatum strain AP13 chromosome 5N, P.virgatum_v5, whole genome shotgun sequence genomic DNA:
- the LOC120675372 gene encoding mitochondrial carrier protein CoAc1-like yields the protein MGSSSQGSAAVAAARVDLCALDFVPVFAKEMIAGGVAGAFSKTAIAPLERVKILLQTRTNEFGSLGVLKSLKKVRQHDGIKGFYKGNGASVLRIVPYAALHFMAYERYRCWILNNCPSLGTGPLVDLLAGSASGGTAVLCTYPLDLARTKLAFQVNSSDQLSTALKRASPQPTYGGIMDVFRGVYSEGGVRALYQGVGPTLMGILPYAGLKFYIYEGLKAHVPDDYKSSVTLKLSCGAAAGLFGQTLTYPLDVVRRQMQVQNQQQHGQFGGPRITGTFQGLIAIKQTQGWRQLFAGLSLNYIKVVPSVAIGFTAYDTVKHFLKIPPREK from the exons ATGGGCTCCTCCTCGCAGGGttcggcggccgtggcggcggcccgggTGGACCTCTGCGCGCTCGACTTCGTGCCCGTCTTCGCCAAGGAGATGATTGCCGGCGGCGTCGCTGGGGCCTTCTCCAAGACCGCCATCGCGCCGCTCGAGCGCGTCAAGATACTGCTGCAG ACTAGAACAAATGAGTTTGGATCTCTCGGAGTTCTCAAATCATTGAAGAAAGTGAGACAACATGATGGAATCAAGGGATTTTACAA GGGAAATGGTGCCAGTGTGCTGAGAATTGTTCCTTATGCTGCACTACATTTCATGGCATATGAGCGGTACCGGTGTTGGATCTTGAATAACTGCCCCTCTCTGGGGACAGGGCCTTTAGTGGATCTTTTAGCTGGCTCAGCATCAGGGGGAACTGCTGTATTGTGTACTTATCCCTTGGATTTGGCCCGGACTAAGCTTGCTTTCCAG GTCAATAGTTCAGACCAACTCAGCACAGCTTTGAAAAGAGCAAGTCCTCAGCCAACATATGGAGGAATAATGGATGTTTTTAGAGGTGTTTACTCAGAAGGTGGAGTGCGAGCTCTTTACCAAGGTGTAG GTCCAACGCTCATGGGAATACTTCCTTATGCTGGTCTTAAATTCTACATATATGAAGGACTGAAGGCACATGTACCAGATGATTACAAAAGTTCGGTAACATTGAAGCTGTCatgtggtgctgctgctggtttATTTGGACAGACTCTGACTTATCCGTTAGATGTTGTCAGGAGACAGATGCAG GTTCAAAATCAGCAACAACACGGACAATTTGGTGGCCCACGAATAACAGGCACATTCCAGGGTCTTATAGCCATTAAACAAACACAGGGATGGAGACAATTATTTGCTGGCTTGAGCCTCAATTACATCAAG GTGGTGCCCTCAGTGGCTATTGGTTTCACTGCATATGACACCGTGAAGCACTTTCTGAAGATACCTCCAAGAGAGAAGTGA
- the LOC120675384 gene encoding uncharacterized protein LOC120675384 encodes MADDDFDGLPMYVEEDQEEVEAEKQKRRQQSRQPPPPRVTPEELARREFNRAMARKLIEYDPKLGDSYYTRVWFLDFTKVDIDEETQYGPMRYTDSIIREGHELIDSLNMLCVKIISSDVGYPISLYGTVILRDSLDLKCNYIFRRDRDNCQHINSQGESLILTGPSRGVVFRGNAFFEIDLKIREGRECDDKQFNKALIDVVGSQIRSVVQRETVDSWRSEVELIFAYVKKALEGTIEIKILSGPESFCGKITARTTDVSSHTLLYDSDVHGAITVGDDRVIQLLRRVVSVADITGA; translated from the exons ATGGCGGACGACGACTTCGACGGGCTTCCCATGTACGTTGAGGAGGaccaggaggaggtggaggcggagaaGCAGAAGCGTCGGCAGCAGAGccgccagccaccgccgccgcgggtcaCGCCGGAAGAATTGGCGAGGAGGGAGTTCAATCGAGCTATGGCCCGTAAGCTTATTGAGTACGACCCCAAGTTGGGAGACAGCTACTACACCCGAGTTTGGTTCCTCGACTTCACCAAGGTCGACATCGATGAAGAGA CACAATATGGTCCGATGCGTTATACTGATTCAATTATCAGAGAGGGCCATGAGTTGATTGACTCATTAAACATGCTCTGTGTGAAGATAATCTCCTCAGATGTTGGATACCCAATCAGTCTGTATGGGACTGTGATACTCAGAGACAGCCTGGATTTAAAATGTAACTACATCTTCCGCCGTGACAGAGACAACTgccagcacatcaactcacag GGTGAATCGCTGATTCTGACTGGCCCGAGTAGAGGGGTTGTTTTTCGTGGTAATGCCTTTTTCGAGATAGATCTGAAGATCAGGGAAGGCAGAGAGTGTGATGACAAGCAGTTCAACAAAGCATTGATTGATGTGGTTGGAAGCCAAATTAGATCTGTAGTTCAAAGGGAAACTGTTGATAGCTGGCGTAGCGAGGTGGAGCTGATATTTGCATATGTTAAGAAAGCATTGGAGGGCACTATTGAGATAAAGATTTTGTCAGGGCCTGAATCATTTTGTGGGAAAATAACTGCTCGCACAACCGATGTTTCGAGCCATACGCTGTTATATGACAGCGATGTTCATGGTGCCATTACTGTTGGTGATGACAGGGTTATCCAACTACTTCGTCGTGTGGTTTCAGTCGCCGACATAACAGGTGCTTGA